The DNA sequence aattggtgcaaataaaaattgaaagaagACATACTAAATTTAACTAACTTTTTTAATTCGTTTAAGTcgttagaataaataattttataatatatgcaTGCTAAACTTAAATAAAAAGTGATGTATTGGAGGATGTGTATCACTGTAtgtgatattattatataaattatgttCACAttaatttgagttaatttttcAATAGATGAATTTAACTTTAAAATCAGACTTATCATTGTAAATATATATATGCTTGATATTACTtgtcatacatatatatatagcaGGTAAGGTTTGAGATCTATCATTACTCAAGAAGTCCCAAGATCATTATTTGCAGAAAAACTGGGAGTGTCATTTTGGGCCTACGTTTcctgaaaaaaattaaagaagaaagaaagaaagaaagtagaattatttaattaggAAATGCAATGTGAAAATTGAGAATTAATGATTTTGAATTAGATagttatgttattattattattatagaaagaATGAATGTGAAATAAAAGGAGAGCACCTTTCAATGATTAATGCAAAGGGAGCAAGCACAAGTGTAGCCATGGCATTGCGATAGAAAATGAACACAAAACGACTCATCCCATGATTAAGCACGTCTTTGCCGAAGATGTAATTTCCTGCCATACCAAATTGCAAGCCAATCATTAATAGATATGGCTTTGTTTTTCTCCAAATGAGCCCTAATTTGCCGCACTCATTTTCAGAACTCATAACAATAATTATGCTCAGTGATCAGTGATTGTTTGAAGAGGTTTCGTTTTCTTGTATTTCCTTCCTTTTTATATGCATAAACAAAAGTGTAAACGTTATAATAGCAATTAATGCCACTGTCACATCTTTTCACTGCTTTTAGCtcacacttttttttatttaatctagTTATTCCATGTAACATAGTACAGATTGAAgttgggcaaaaaaaaaaaaaaatttccactTTCAACCACAAATTGGTATTCAAGAAGATCGGAAATAGCTATTACTGAGATCAATTTTTGACGTGAGAAAAAAAGGGTaaactttctttatttttcttttgttaacaACCCTCACACTAAAAAAGATTTCCATGTGtaggggtgtccgcggatcggatcggatatgatatctgCGCTTTTTAGTGccagatccgatccgatccgatccgcaaatatgcggatcggatatcggatatcggatagatccgcataattaaaccttctctttttaatcatatttttatataaaaaaattcaataaaaatatttcttttatacttttcaacttatttattcctaaaatatttttaatcaaactctttcTAACGCTTTTGATTTTTTATATGGAAAAGAGAATGTAGCAATACAACAATGTGGAAAAGAGagatgttttatatatatatatatggtgttagcagaaaacggaccctccgttttgagtttgaaaaaaaaataaaaaaagttaaaaattctaATCGGATGGTCCGTTTtgatttaaaaaggaaaaaaaaaaaacaaaactaatcggacggtccgatttgtaatttcgaaaataaaaaaattttaatgttgaaatcggaccgtccgattttcattttaacaaattaaaaaaaataaaaaatacatatcggaccctccgatttggtgtttattttcttcttcaagcAAATCAGACCCTtcgatttgtagtttatttttttttatcaaacaaatcggaccgtccgatttgaataaaacaccatataaaaaaaCACCTAATTTTCTAATAACaatgtattacacatatatttaaccaatataaaaaaaattagcctctttctaaatgacaaaaataaaataatacaatatatgaataataattactaactaaaacatacaaacaagtaaatataataccaaacatatatatttatttatttttaattattattgtgcggaTCCGATACGAGCAGATATCCGCAATCTGATCCGAttaatttgcggatcggatcgtatACGCAATTTTTGAATCGCAGATATTTACCGCGAATCTGCGGATACcatccgatccatgaacacccctaaccATGTGCACAAGATTCTAGTCAAAATTATAAGAAGGCACTTTTTATACATCATACATAGTGTACAAAATTACAAGGAAGACATACATGGATATATATATGCATCAATGCATgctcacacacacatacacattcTTTTCACATTGAGATTTGATTACACACGCAAATTTCCCCATGATTCACTCGCTATAATCGTCATAATGTATTTTCctacattattattttatgttggaCTCGTCTAATTTGTGCTCGTttccaataatatcaatttttgaaTCATTGGTTACTGTAATTGGAAgtgattttaaatttattgtttCCTCTCTATGGTCCTTGGCTTTGCCCCACACAACCAAGTAAAGGCCCATTGTAATAATGATGCTTCCAATAATactgtaataataaaaaatataaaatgaaaacaGAGTATATAGTAGTGTAGACcaagaaaaactaaataaattagatATAGTAACATATAGTAATGTACCTTCCAAGATAAAGTCTTTCTCCTAAAAAGAGGGAACCCAAAGCAGCAACAATAATCATACAAAGAGGATTGAAAGCTGTTGTAAATACAGGGCCTCTCATTTTCATAACCATTCCTTGAACATAGTATGCAATTGCTGAGCTAACCAATCCCTAATAACATCATATCACAAATTAACACAAtactaataagaaaaattctaagaaAAAGATTCATTTTCATTCCTGCTCAATAAATTACTACATATATAAGACGAAATTCGATTCTTTAACACTTGTGTGATCGGATGAGGAAGCTGACTACTCGATTAACTCAAACTGAATTGTAATTAATGTATATTGATTGACACAAATATAAGTTAATGTTTACAAACCGTATAAAGAGGAGCATAGAGCCTGTAGTCCCAACCAAGAGCCCAAGCTTGAGAGTGATGCTCAGCTACAAGTGCAACCACCGTAGCTTGCCCTGTTCCCGCCAAACATATTAAGGTCGCCAATGAGAGCTCCGCCGGGTACTTCTTCAGGGTGATCGACTGCGAGTAGCTACTTATCATATATCAGaatcattttcttttaataaaaatacactacatcctaatttaatgctactaattaaatttaagattaatttattcttttaactttattaattcatattgtttacacattattcaaaaatattgttggttacctatactttttttattattaattaagaaaTTGACCTGTAATATGTAGAAAGAAGATAAGGCGACACAACCCATGAAAATGTAAAGAGCTCCGGCGATTTGGTGGTGGTTGTGTGATGAGGAAGGGTCTCCACCACCACCATGATGTTGTTGTGTTCTAGAATGAAAAAGGTTGAATCCAGGACCTTTGTAAATTCCCATTAACACAGCACCTCCAAATGTTACTAAGGTTCCAATCACTTTGGCTTGACTTCTAACCTCTTTTAATTTTACATGCTCCATCCTGTCCCAAATACAAAGCTAATTAGATAATTATTTTGAATGTAACTCTTACTTTCTGGTAACAAAAAGTAGAGTTAAAGATTAGGTTTATTATTTAAGATTTAGAGTTAAAGATTTATGTTTTAGAAtctaaaatttaatacaaataaaatcattttaaaaagttGGTTAATATTTacctaaaaaaattagttaatgctAGCTAACTAAAAGTTGatttcagtattttttttttctaactccacgaagaccatctccagtaggaaCTCATTTCAATTTCTATTTATGCCCTACttatcataaaaagtaactccacatcagtttttatgtaataaacagtaaatagaaactcagtatttttttcttctccatTAAGAAGAATTAACTTTAGTTTCATTGtgatcccacttaattaattaattaaaattaatatagttactattttttgtaataatattattaaaatttataaatttaaaaataatttactattaaaaatattaatattaaaaaaaattaataacttcatatataacaatagtACACTATATATAATTCGAGATTAAACTAATTTGTAAAATacgcaatataaaaaaaatatagtggAACTAGATAGTTAATGCCAAGTATCGTAAAATTGTCATATGTGTTTGGTTAAGTCTTCTTTCATCGGTCGATGCTACCGCATATTCCGAAATCTTCCTCTCTTAACTGAGGTAATTActataaattattaattgaataaatatataattatttaatataattaattattataattattaataaattaaataaaatttaattatttaatgtaattatgaatttatataattatttatttttataataacttgccACCTGACAAGTTATTATTGAATGATGAAAGTCCTGTTCAGAGGGACTCTCTTCTCTTAAAAATCACGCTGgaattccttttttttcttcttcaatggTTGGCCTATACTTTTGTCAAAAAATAGGGCCTCATATTATGAAAGTCCCTGTTTAGAGGGACTCTCTTCTTTTAAAAATCACGCTGTAacccattttttttcttcttcaatggTTGGCTTCTATTTTTGTGGCCTCATATTTTGGCCATTGAAGTTACTCTAAAGAATCAATTAAGGGTGTAACCAACTAGGTACAAATTCGGcccaacataaaaaataaaaaaaattcacccgAAAAATTAACCTAATTTCACTTTAATCCTATTAATAATACACAGTAAAAATAATAACCACGCAAACTCTAATTGATCATTGATTATACAAAGTACTCTAAATATGTGTGAACACGAACAGAATATAACACTTTTagcggttttttttttactttttttttaaattgagttaGGAGAGAGTTGGCGACCTAGTTGGTTCTTgtactttttcttttccaaaattgaaatgtgatgtttaaaaataaatttaccgAGTAAGAAGTGCAAGAAGAAAGGTAATGGATGGGACGGCATTCATAATTGCAGAAGTGAATGAAGCCGAAGTATATTTCATTCCTAAGTAATTGAAGCTTTGATTGAAAACTGGCCTGTTCAAAATTAACAAGGTAGGTTACCATGTAAAATCTATTGAAAAGAAACAGAGAatgcagagaaagagaaagagaaatctAACTGCCTTAACTGTTATTAAGTTATTATTCCTCAAATAGGCATAGACTTATTAAGGAATATAATATATGTGCTAGTATTCCTATAATtattatgcatgcatgcatatgtatatatgtgaTATCTGAGTGTTTATATGAGTAAGGTTTTCGATTTATTACTCAAGAAATCCAAGGACCATAATCCGAAGAAAGATTGCAAGTGTCATCTTGGGCCTGCTTTTCctacaaaaacaataaaaaagaaaaaaaaagttataagaaAGTCAACGTGAGATTGACTTAATTAAATTCTAAAGTATCTCTTAAAATCAGTTGTGAGTATTAGAATcatctttataattttaattgCACCAATTATATTCCTGAGATTAGTAAAATACATCAAGTTCTTCATTAGTGTGATGAGTTACttaatgaaaaaattaaagaattaatatGATATACGTATATTTTTATAGATCTCAGAAATATAATTAgtgtaattaaaaatttaaaaactattgTAGTACAGGTGGCCATGATGGATTATAAAGATACATGGTGGAATTGAACTtacttctttttttaataaaaaagactaGTTAGATACTAATGTTAAAGGAACGAATAAAGTATAATATAGAAGCTTAGTGAGGGACACATGCATATATGATGATATGCAATGAGACCTTTCAAAAATGAAGGCCAAAGGGGAAAGTGCAGCAGCAGCCATGGCATTACGATACACAATGAACACAAAACGGTTCATTCCATGATTAAGAATGTCTTTGCCGAAGATGTAATTTCCGGCCATACCAAATTGCAAGCCTATCATTAATAGGTATGGCTTTGCCTTACTCATCATTACACAACTCATCCTTTACTTTGAGCGAGACAAGGTTATGGAAACCAGAGATTAATAATGCTAGCTAGCTATATGGTTTGTTACAAACGCATAGTTTGTGTGACCATCTTCATGATCATGATGGTTACGTTCGTCTTCCTTTTATATAACCAAAAAGCAAAGCCTCTATAATAATAGTAACATACTTTCACTCACAAATATCtctcatttaaaaaataaacaaaaaaatactatgTAGATATTAAAAATGAATAACCTTTTAATTATCCGTACAtacacatattatatatatataatattatgagtgtattaaaattaatcactaaattcATAGTTGTCATATatttgtgtattttatattttaatatatatttatacaaatataataattaattttaataatcaattttaatatacataataCATCTagcataattatatatatacgaataattttttattttttttagtaattaactattttattaaaaaatatatctaaataccTACAAATATATAATCTTTGTTTTCTAGTGTTTGTAAGTTACTTTTATCACAAATGTTATGAATGTGCTTGCATTCATTTTGCTTCATATatgataaattgaatataaaatatacatcatGCATATTAAGTATATagattaaaaatgaattaaacattatatatatttatatataaatatataataattaatttaattattaattttttgtgtatacataaatttttttaaaatatataaaatatgaatCTGTTATATATCCGTTATCTAATTAAAAAAGATTGTGTATTATTAACTTAGTATATAATAAGACAAAAGTAAATAGTTCTGTAACAATTTTATTGGCAAAGCTAGCAAAAAGCATGGGTTCTTCAAtttcaaaaccctttttataaTATTGATCTCTCCGTTCAATCGTATACACACATTTGTGGGCATCACAATGTTAATTTTAGGTATCAATAATTATCATCACAAAAATCACTACTTACATGACATCAAACCTAGTTTAGGATGAACTTGGACCAAAAGTGGGTCACAGCTATGACTTAAAAAATCAACTTTTGATCTGGAAATAacttctttaatttttcaaaaaaaaataataataaaataaaaaataaaatgagagaTTACATAAGATCTTAGAATTCTCATTTCTCTCACTGGTTGAGTGTGGAACTAAATCTGGTTAACCGCTAACATGAATTCCAAAACGCATGATCATCACAAAGTTGCTATAAAAATCGTCTTTAAGACTTATAAtctgtttctttcttcttcttctccttttttttagaACTAGAAacgatttataattatattacgtgtacactaaaattagttaataatataaaatatatattaaaatataaatatatattaaaaataaattacattatataaatatttatatataaatatattaataattaattttaatatataaataatatctttgagctatttaataataataataataataataataataataataataataataataaaaagtggAATGGATGTAACAAAAATGACCTAAAAATTATAGATaataattatatgtatatataataaaaaaaagcttTATAAATAGGGCTAGCTTGAAAGTAAATAAAGGATTTCATAATATTTTGTTTTGTGCCCTTTTTGACTTGTTATTGTTTTTTTCATTGTCCCATTATTTTGGAAGGCACGCAAAAGGAAATATATATTACAAACCAAAACTGCTATATGAgcacaaaaaaaaagtatatatatatattatttagttcaTTCTtaatgcatattttatattttaatatataaaatatattaaaatatatttttaatatataaaaagtatattttatattttatattgataactgttttgatggttaattttttatatatatttaaaaatatataaatataaatagaaaaatatatgaataaataatttaaattgccCATTAGTTTTACATTACATGTCACTTTGAAATAAATGTTTTGATTGAAATTGAACACATTATTTGCAACCtggaaaaataagtaaatgataactatgtaaaaatattgaaaatgaattaaattagagAGATATAAtcgataataaattaaaatgagccACGATCGAACAAAGGaaatttattagttatatatGAAGAAAATGATAACGAGATTTCAAAAGAAAAGTTCAAGTTAGGTAGCGAGCTAAAAGTGtaccaacttttttttttttttgtttatctagTTTCTTTTTATGTAAGTGGAGTAGTGGATATCACATTATTTTTAAAGAAGATCAAAATTATCGAAAAGAGTTGCTTCTCTTGAGCAGAGATCACTGCATGGATTGTTTATATCCATGGATtatttttatgtcaaaaattGTGAAAATTAATGGAATTATAATTTATGTATGCATGATACATTATGGATTATATTTAATAAGTGGAAAGATGTAGGATTATTAAGACTAGAGAAAAATTGTGAGTAgccagttttttttattattattgtttagaATATTTGAAAACTAAGAAATAGAGTAGTTTTTGAAGAATATAAATCAAATAATTTTGCTAGGTGCATACCTTTTTAATTGACACCATTCTAACACTATTATAAAAATATGTAGAATCCATCATAATAATATTCATGAAaaaacaaattcttttttttttttttttggcataggAATCACTctcattttttaaatcaaatcaaaatcaaaatttaaaaagttcaaaattaaaaattgaatttcaatcaAACATTATGAGAACACAATAAATCTAGAAATTAAATCTAACAAACTCACAAATCAAATTCCCAAAAACTATCATCAAATCCATAATTTGTACAAAAATAAACCTTATAAAATTTTGTACAAAATTTTCTAATCAACTCTCAATTAAATCTcctattaaaatctaataaattcAGAAATCAAACGCTAATAAATTCACAAATCAAAATCCAAAAGATCTACTATCAAACTCATGATTCACATTATTGATCAAACCCAACAAAATTTCTATCAAATACTAATAAACACACAAATCAAACTCTACAAAATCTTCTAACAAATTCACGAATAATTAAATTTCAACTAAACCCTCGATTGAAATCCAATAAACTCAAGAGACCAACTCTAACACACTCTCAAATCATATATTTACAAAACTTACTATTAAACTCATGAAATGAGTGTGAGTAGgttatgaaaataaatttttgagcTGAGTAGTTTTATGTCAATAACAATACTGAAAAAAAGAATATGGTATCATAAAATAAAGACTGatctaattaaaatatttaataagtttTGTTTATAATATGAGATAGAAATATGTTGATTCACTCTTCATCATTTATTTAACAAGCTAAGatctaaatttaatattaaatggGATTTATaaagtaaattatatatatataaacgaaTCTTTGCTAGTGATACAATATAGTAAACAAAAGATTATGTAGAAGTATTATATACTTTTTCCATGTCACTAAACCATGGTCatcaaatataaatatttcattaacAATTGTTGGGGATAAGCCGGTAAAATTGAGCGCCACGTACGTAGGAGACACATATATTCGTCaaagttttatttattattataaatttaattttaatgcactgtAAAATAGTTTAATacgtgtatttaattatataatgttacatacacaaaaataattatttttcatattaacggtataaataattatttaaaagaatggATATATATAATTGTacgattgtataaaatattttacactattaatacattaaaattaaactgttattattattacaagaagttaatttatttatttgttattattagttgGCTGTCCTTTTTTCCCTCTAAAGGCCACTAATAATATTAGTTGGTTAATTACATATTTATGCATTATTTagtaaatataatcatatatcaTCATATACAGTACTTAGCAACTTAGCATTTGATGATTGTTGTTTCCAGTTCAGCATGcatgtatatatatgaatttatttgcaTGCTTGATGAGGACGGGTCCAGAAGAGAACAATGATGGAGTGcctttcattttcttcttattatctttaatttctttttccttactttaattaattaattatatatatccaTCTATTTATCTATCCAAAGTGCGAGGTCGTACTACAAAAATAACATGCTAGATAATAGCCTAGGGTTTAATTAGTAGATGTAAGTGGAAAAAAAATTTCGCCTTAAGTTATGGAAACGACGTGTGTTTGAATACTTTGCACTTGGtactaaaaaatagaaagaaaaaaaaagtcgtTTAATATTAACTGTGATGacgaaattaaaaaaaagagagtggTACAGCTCAACTATCATAATGGACAATGAGTTTAGATAGAAAAAGGAACTGAAAATATTCGtcacaaaatttatttttggacAAACAAAGGAAGAGTAAACCGTGTTGGaggtataattatttatatatatatatatattttattaatttaatattttatgataaatatttagaatttaatattaattattttaaaagaaaataattttgatattaggacaaaaaaaaacttatataaaaatttacataaatctaaaataaattcttgtataaaattaaataatatattaaaaatataattatttatatattttttattaacttaaatttttgagataataaaataagtaattttataagGAGCGTTCAGATTactatattctattttttttatttggatactttaaattttggatttcatTTGAGAAggtaaagtgtaattttttatcatttattttataagtaagataaaaaaaacataaaaaaaaaatatttatgagtgagaaattatattttattctctcaagtaaaaatttaaaatttagaaaattcaaATTCTTCTTCTGTCAATAATGGGACGTGCAAGAATGACCAATACAAAATCTAGATACCTtggcaaaattaagaaaaaggcCAAAACTAATTAACACCTTTAATTTTTGCTAATTGATGATGTGGTTTGCTTTTTTGAAATTCGAAGATTAATAAATTGATCTTGTGGGACAAGAAATTAGAACCTAGGTGTACAAGAAATCTACTTTAATTAGCATATATTGATTTTGGGGGAAGATCTACCACTCACATATCTATCACCAAATACAAACTTGACATAAGGAAACATtgcaaaattagataaataagaaGAATGGCAATCGCCTAGTTAATAATCATATCTTtcaacttgttatatatatataaggataaaACACTTGTATAAACACTACAGTAGAGGCGGAGTTTAGCGGCGCTTTTTTCTCTCTTTAGCGGcagttttaaaccgccgcaaaatatgTTGTCGGCGGCTATAGTGACCGCCCTCGTTATGAGCGCTGGGAGTGAGTTCAACGGCGGTTACCAGCAACCGCTGGTATAATCGCCGCTAAATATGCATTTCGCAGCATGCGTTAAAAAAACCGCTGTAAAATTTGAATTCTACAATTGGCTTCTTGGTTACTAGTGGTTTTAAAACTGCCGCCAATCAATTAAGTTTTTGCAAGTTTGAATGAATTTTGCGGCTATGTTACAACCGCCGCAGTTAAGGACTGGTTTGTGTATATCTTTATAGGCGGTTTCAAACCGCCGCAATCCCCGATACAGCTGTCCTATTTTTTTAGTCTTTTTGGCGGTTTAGAACCGCCGCCaagttcagaaaaaaaaaaagagacgcAAAATTTGGGTTTTTATTTATGAAatcacataaaatttaaaaataatatcatcAAGTTTTGTTCCTtggatttctaattattttaggaGTGATTGTATTCACGGATAGAATCTAAACTTGTGACAAAACCAGAAAAATATCCACAAAGCACAATGTATTTATCAAAATATCAACAAAATAGATCTCTTGCTAAGAGTTGCATAgtctacttaaaaaaaaaaagtatgcatTAATCTAAAATAATTTCAATCCTAAAGTACTATTTTCTACTATATCATTCCATTGAACACATCCCTGCAGCAATCTCTGGTGGCAGCTCCTCACCCTGccgttgaaaaagataaatcaaaTTAAAGCACTCTCTATTACCTTTATCCTTTTCTTGTCTGCTGCTGCTTCATCTTCCATCACCTTCCTTTTCAACTTCTCGGCTTCCAGTTCTGTCTGTAGTTCATTCAGCTTCCTTTGCGTCTCCTCTACTTGTACTCTGTTTACTGACGGTTGCAAATTTGTACCAAATAGTTGACTAGGAGTCGGTCCAAAACCCACTCCACGCACTCTACCCGGTTTCTCTCTTCCGAAAACCTGAGCAATCATTTTGGGACAACACTCTAGATGACTCATCCTATTGCTCAATCTCTAGAAGTATTTTCTACAGACATAAAACAACAATATGGATCCGATTCAAGAACATTCAACTTAATTAAAACTTAAACTGAGTTTATATTTGAGGCACACGATGAGCATAAGCATGCATAGGGATATACATCTGAAGTGAGAGTAGAGAATACTTTTGAATGGATTGGATTCCAGTTCTGTCACAAAATCAATTTGAGCAACCACAAGACACCCAAGTACGCTATAGTTTTCATCATTCAGAACTCCTTGGATTCCAAGACTTATACTGTTCTTCCTCTATTACTAAACTTGGATTCCAAACTTCTACTGTTCTCGCTCTATTACTAAACTTAATACCTATTACATGCTCTCTGAATATTGCTCATTTAAGTAAatgtataaatacataaataaataaataaaatgggcAAAGAAATAAGTCAATACTAGTATTCTAGTAATTTTGACTAATTGCTCCTAATCATGTGTTACATATATATTTTGAGACAAATAATTAGAGTTGTTAAAACATCATTATTCATAAAGCAATTAACAAAATTTCTGCCCAAATAAAGAACCTTTTCGGTCATACAGATATTTTGTAAATTAATTGAATCCTTCACATGTAACAACTTTATATCATAGTATAAGCGTTGGAACCAAAAACTTATTTGTAGACATTGAATGAAAAGAAACCCACAACTTATTTTCAACTCAGCAGACAAGGAATGGGCAACTAAAAAGCAGCAATGAACTATGTATGCATTAGATATcataattttgatgattaatcATATTATGTTGTACTTACACCAATTTCTCTTGCCTCATCATTAATATAAGAGTCATCCCTTCTTTTATGAACCTTGATCCATAACTCCCCTCTACCGACTATCCTTCCTTCTTGTTCTGACTGAAATAATAAAGTTTAATCCATCACCGAAATCGACAAATCAGGGAGAATGTAGACACAGAGATAGTCCAAGGATTGAATTTTGCAGAGCAGTACAAAACCGAAAAGTGAATAAAAAAGTACACTacctcttcttccctccaccgAGCCAGGCTTTTCGAACCACCAGTGTGGATATACAGCTGTTTTGATCGATTTATCATATTTTTCCTGTACTTCTCTTATTGGTCCATCAGAGATAAACGAGGATTAGAAACTGTTTTAAAAAAGACACAATGCAAAAGTGATTGTACTATATTATactaatataaatactatttttaCCTTCATCTCAGGTTTGACGCGATAATCAAGGTACCATCTCCAGTGATCTCGATCAATTCCCGGCGGACGGTTCTCGATATTTTCTTCAGTCGACAATGTTGGCTCGTAGTAATCATCATACAACCTCAGCCTTGTATCTTTCCAGGACT is a window from the Arachis hypogaea cultivar Tifrunner chromosome 17, arahy.Tifrunner.gnm2.J5K5, whole genome shotgun sequence genome containing:
- the LOC112767267 gene encoding WAT1-related protein At4g08290 is translated as MSCVMMSKAKPYLLMIGLQFGMAGNYIFGKDILNHGMNRFVFIVYRNAMAAAALSPLAFIFERKSRPKMTLAIFLRIMVLGFLEPVFNQSFNYLGMKYTSASFTSAIMNAVPSITFLLALLTRMEHVKLKEVRSQAKVIGTLVTFGGAVLMGIYKGPGFNLFHSRTQQHHGGGGDPSSSHNHHQIAGALYIFMGCVALSSFYILQSITLKKYPAELSLATLICLAGTGQATVVALVAEHHSQAWALGWDYRLYAPLYTGLVSSAIAYYVQGMVMKMRGPVFTTAFNPLCMIIVAALGSLFLGERLYLGSIIGSIIITMGLYLVVWGKAKDHREETINLKSLPITVTNDSKIDIIGNEHKLDESNIK